The Gemmatimonas aurantiaca sequence GGCGAACCGACCAACTCGCTGTTCAGCATCTTCCGGTCGATCTGGCCGTTCGAGACCATCACGGCCACGGCCCGTGTGCCCCTGGTCATCGACTACACGGTCGGCACGCAGAATTTCGACGACTGGATCCGTCTCGTGCGTGACGTGGAGATCGTGCGGCAGACCGAAGGTGGCGCGCACTATTACTACGGTCTGCTGAGAACCCGCGGCACGAGTGGGGTGCTGGGGTTGGCCAACGGGATTCCGGCGCGCACCGCGATCGGTGTGGACGAAGGTTCGGATTTCGGACCGCTGGAAGCGCGGCTCACCTTCGCGCACGAACTCGGGCATACGATGAACCTGCGGCACTCGCCGTGTGGTGGAGCAGCCGGCCCCGATCCGAACTATCCGTTCTCGGATGGTCGCACGGGTGTGTACGGCATGGACACGTACAGCGGCAACGCGATCAAGGGCCCCGTCCTGAACGACATCATGACGTACTGCCCGAACCAGTGGGTGAGCGCGTACAACTACCGCCGGGTGATGGATTTCCGTCAGGCGAATCCGAACGGCTACGGCAACCTGGCCGCGGCCACGCGGGTGCTGCTGGTGTCCGGCGCGGTTTCGGCGGCAGGCATCACGGTGGACCCGGCCTTCTCGATCACGGCGTCGCCCGCGGCATTCGATCTCAAGGGCACGCATGCGGTCGACGGGTTCGATGTGAACGGCCGTCAGGTGTTCAGCTGGCGCTTCACGCCGCATCGGGTGGAGGACGCGCGCAGCGAACAGGATGCCTTCGTGGTGGCGGTGCCGCTCAGCGACGCCGCGCAGGCCACGGTGGCACGCCTGGTGGTGCGCGAAGTGAGTGCGGCGGCGTCCGCGCGCAGTGCCGTACGGGTGAGTGCACTCAGCATGGCGGCGAACGATGCGATGGCCGCCACGCCGGTGAACGCCCTCGCGCGGCTGCGTCGTTCGGGAAGTGTCACGGAACTCGTGTGGTCGTCGGCCACCACACCGGCCGTGATGGTGCGGGACCGGAGCACGGGTGACGTGATCGCCCTGGTGCGCAACGGCACGCTGAACCTCTCGCAGTTCGGCAGCCTCGAGCAGCTCGATCTGCACGTCTCCGACGGCACGAAGAGCGCGCGGCTCGTCATCGATGCCGCCACGGGAGCGCTCCGTCGATGAACATGCGCTCCCGCATCGCCCTGTTCGCGCTGCTCGTGATTGGCTCGGTGACCGGTTCGGCGTGCCGTACGCCGGCCGCCGAGCGGAATCCCGGGGATTCCACGACCATGCCGGCGGGTACCCAATCGGGTACGTCGTCGGCAGATGGTCCGGCCACCGCGAGCATGCCCGCCGCGCTCCTTCTGGAGCGCGGCCCCTGCTACGGACGGTGCCCGGTGTACAGCGTGGCGCTCTTCACCGACGGCAGTGTGTATTTCGATGGACGGGACCACGTGGGCAGCAGCGGCATCCACAAGAGCGCGGTCGCGTCATCGGATGTCGCGGCGCTGCTCGCGCGGTTCCGTCAGGGCTTCTTCGCGCTGAAGGACACCCTGTACACACAGGATACGCCGGGCTGCGGCAACTTCGTGACCGATGGCCCGTCCATCAACATCGCGCTGCAGGATGGAACACGCAGTCGGCGCGTGCGTCTCGATGGGGGGTGCACGGGCGCTCCTGCTCTCATTCGTCAATTCGGTGCGGCGATCGACAGTGTCGCGCGCACCTCGTCCTGGATCGTCGGAAACGGAGGAACGGACTGATGTTGATCTCCACGACCCTCGCGCTGGTTCTCGCGATCGTGCAGCCACCGGCCAGCAGCACCTCGGCGGCGCCGGTGAGTGGTACGGCTGCCGTGAACGCGGTGAGTGACCATCTGCAGAAACATCCCAAGCGGAAGATGACGGCAGCCACGGCAAAAAAGGCTGCTGCCCGTGACGCGGCGGCCGGCGCCGGTGCATCGGGCAGCGCCTCGACAAAAGCCCCCGCGCCGCCGGCCGTGAAACCGGCTGCGAAGAAGAAGCCCGCTTCGACGCGCTGAGGCGCGGGCACACAACACAAACAACAAAAAAGCGTTGCCACGGATTACGCGGATGGGGCGGAAACTGCACGGATAACTACGGAAAAGCACCCGTTGTTGATCCGTGTTGTTTCCGCCCCATCCGCGTAATCCGTGGCGACGCTTTTTGTTGTTGTCTGTTCGATCTATTTCAGCGAGAGCGCGCCCGAAGGCCGCACGCTCAGCACACGCCAGCGTGAGCCGTCGCGTTGCAGTTCCGCCGTGAATTGCCCCGAGCGCTTGCGGTTCGCACCAAAGGGCGAGCGCACGTTCACGTCGGAGGAGAAGGAGGCGTTGGCATGGGATCCCTGGAGATCCACGTCGAGGCCCTGCGGCGCGCCCACCGAGATACGCCCTTCGCGGGCCAATGCGACCCAGTCGCTCCTGAGATTGCCCTGCAGCAGGGATTCCGCACCGGAGACCTGGGCGAGTTCACCCAACGCATTCGAAAGCACGGAGCGAATGGCGTCACGCGCCGCGCTCGCCGTTTCCACGGTGGCGGGCGCAGGACTCGGCGACGGCGTGACGGGTGGAACAACCGATCGTACATCGTCGCCTCCGCTGCGTGGAGGTTCGTTGGAGCCGGACGATCCATCCGATGATCCGCCGCCTCGCGCACGCTGCGCCGGGGGATTCGGTGTACGCTCGCGGCTGCCCGAGCCGGCGGGTGGAGAGGAAGGGGGAACGACGGGTTCCGACGGCACCGGTCCCGCGGCCGGCGGAACACGCAGCGAGGAGGCGTCTTCGCCCGGCGCATTGGAGACCGAACCCCCGCCCGCTGGATCGGGAGTGACGGCCACGGTATCGGCGGCCGGCTGCTCCGGCGGAGGCGCCGGCGGTGTACGCCAGGCCCGTACACCCAGACCGGCCGCGGCGAAGATCACGCCCGCCGCGGCGTAGACACGCCAGTCGGTCCAGCGATGCGCCGTAATGCCCGTACCGTTGCCGGTTGCCGTGGACTCCATGGAAGAGCCGATCCGTGTGGGCTTCGGATACTCCCCTGTGCTCGTGATCGACGCCTCCGCGAGCCGCGTTTGTGCAACCGGGCGGGCATCGGCAAGACGGGTTTCCGCGATCGACCCGGCGGAATGCGCATCCGGTCCCGCATCGGGTCGCGCATCACGCCGCAATTCACGCCGCAATTCGCGTTGCGGCTCGCGCGTGACGGGTGCGTCGGCGTCCGCCACATCCGCATCCGGGTGATCGTCCGGGCCGGCATCCACCGCCAGCCGCGTCTCCGGTGCGGGGGTGGAACGCTTCTCGTTCCGTGTGCGCGCCGCCGCCGGTGCGAGTTCGAGCGCCCGTGCCAGCTCCTGCGAAAACGCCATCGCGTTCGGGAAGCGATGTGTCGGTTCGTTGGCCATCGCGCGGAACACGATGTGGTCCACGATCGACGGAACCTCGGGCACGAATTCACTGGGCGGCGGTGGGGGATCATTGAGCTTCTTCATCATGAGCGCATAGTCCGAATCGGCGTCGAACGCCATGCGGCCCGTGATGAGTTCGAAGAGCACCGCCCCGACCGCATAGAGATCGGTGCGGCCGTCCACTTCCTGACCGCGCAGCTGCTCCGGCGCCATGTACATCGGCGTGCCCACCGCGTGTCCCACCTGGGTCTGTCGGCTGCGACCCAGCATGCGCGCGATGCCGAAGTCCATCACCTTCACGGCGCCATTGTGCGCCAGCATGACGTTCGCCGGCTTGATGTCGCGGTGCACCACGCCCATATCGTGTGCATGATCGAGCGCATCGAGCATGGCGATGCACAATTCGCACGCCCGCGGCCAGGTGATGCGCCCCGAGCGTTCCACGATCGTTTCCAGTGTGTCGCCACGCACGAACTCCATGATCATCAGCAGTTCGTCGCCGTGTTGCTCGAGACCGTGCAGCGTGGCGATGCGCGGATGACTCAGACGCGCCAGCGCCTTGGCTTCCTGCCGGAAACGCTCCACCAGCGCTTCCTTCCGCGCGAGATCGGGGCGCAGCACCTTGATGGCCACTTCACGGTCGAGCATGCGATCGACCGCCCGGTACACACTGCCCATCCCCCCGTCGCCGAGCCGGTCGACGATGCGGTAGTTCCCGACGACACGCCCGATCATGACACGATTCCGATCGTGCGGGTGATGCCGGGCGCTGCCGCCGGACGATCGGCCGCACGGAGATGCACGATCACCGCCGAGATGTTGTCGAGACCACCCCGTTCCCGGGCGAGCGCGATGAGCCGGTCGCAGGCCACCTGCGCGTGCGGCAATCCGTGGGTCATCACCGTCCGGATGTCTTCATCGCTCACGAGATCGTAGAGTCCGTCGGAACAGAGCAGAAACACATCGTCGGGTTGCACGATGAAGGGATGATTCCAGCTGCTCACCTCGATGGAGGCATGACTGCCCAGGGCCCGCGAGATGACATTCTTGTCCGGATGATGACGCGCCTCTTCGAGCGAGAGGATGCCGCGCCGCACCATGTCCATCACCGCGGAGTGGTCTTCCGTCATGAGGAGGAGATCGCCTCCCCGCAGCAGATAGCAGCGCGAATCGCCCACGTGTGCGCACCAGGCGGCGCCGTCGCGCAGGATCAGCGCACAGCAGGTCGTGCCCATGCCGCGCAACGCGGGCTGCCGGCGTCCGGCATCGTGAATGGCACGATTGGCTGCCTGGATGGCCTGTACCAGCGCGTCGGGCAGTTGGGTGTCATTGACGTCGAGTGTGTGCACGATCGTGTCGCGCGCGAGTGCACTGGCCACTTCACCGGCTTCGTGTCCCCCCATGCCGTCGCACACGAGGGCCAGCACACCATGCTGGCGCATCGCCCGTTCGGAATCGGGAACCCGCAGCAGCAACGCGTCCTCATTGAGTTCCCGCACACAACCCGGATCGGTGGCCGTGCCGGTCTCGAGATGCCAGGGTGCGGCGGCGGCCACCACCCGTCGCTGATCGTTCGTATCGCGCAGCGGATCGACATGTCGGCGCGCGGACGAAGCGGGAGAGGCCGTGCTCTGGCCGGTGAACCAACCGACGACGGTTTGCAGTAACGACATGACGCGCTCGTGATGACCAGGATGACTGGAGAGAATGCGATGAATGTCAGGGAGTCCGACAGCGCCGCATGCTTTCCATCACCGCATCGAGACCTTCGGTGATGCGCAAACGCACGGGCGTGTCGTCGCAGCCGGCGCGCCGAAGCACCAGCGAGATTTCGGCACCGAGTGGCGCCTCGAGCTGATAGGGCGTCGTGCCCACGGGCACGTCGTCGCGATACACGTCGGCCCGGCCTTCGAGCACGCGGATGGTCACCCGACGCAGGGTTCGGGATGCATTGCCGCCATCCGCGTGACCGGTCACACCGCTGCCCGTACCGCTGCCCGTGTGTCCGCCCATACCGACACCCCCGCCGACCTCCGTCGAATCGGATTTCCGGGGATCGCCGCCGTCGGAGGGGCTCTGCAGGGTCACGATGAAGAACGCCAGCGCGACCACCGAGACGAGCCCCGCCAGCACCAGACGCCATTCGCGGGAGGCGCGTCGCGCCACCTCGCCGCTCCGGCTGATCTGTTTGCGCAGCAAGGCCGACGGTTCCGAGATGATGCCCCATCCCGGCAGCAGTCCACCGGCCGGTGCATCGGCATCCGCATGCAGCCGGCGGATGTCCTCGAGCAGTGCGGTCACCGACGGATAGCGGTCATCGGGACGCACACGCAGACATCGCGCCACCACGCGGTCCACGTCACGCGTCACCGCGGTGCGCAGCGCGGAAGGCGGCGAGTAACTGCCCTTGAGGATGTGCTCACCCAGCAATCCGGGTGCATTGGCGGCGAACGGTGGAATGCCGGTGAGCATCTCGTACAGCACGATGCCGAGCGCCCAGATGTCCGAACGCGGCTCGGCGCGCCCCGTGGTGAGCTGCTCGGGCGCGAGCGATTGCAAGGTACCCACCACATTGCCCGTGCTGGTGAGACGCGGCGCACCGGGGGCCATGGCGATGCCGAAATCGAGCAGCTTCACCGTGCCGTTTTCACTGATGCGCACATTGTTCGTCTTGAGGTCCCGGTGCACCACGCCGCTCCTGTGCACGTATTCCACACCCTCGGCGAGCGCGGTGAAGACGCGCAACGCCTCCGGCACACTCATGGGACCGGCGCGGCGCAACCGCTCGTCGAGCGATTCGCCGTCGATGTACTCCATCACCAGGCAGGGCAGACCATCGACCTCGAGATAGCCGAACATGCGCGCGATGTTCGGATGCACCAGTGCCTGGTGAATGCGGGCTTCGTTGCGGAACCGCTCGAGCCCCGTGCCACCCACCGCTGTTTCATTGAGCATCTTGATCGCGGCCACCTGACCGGTGTCGCGATGCATCACCCGATACACGGCGCCCATGCCACCCGCTCCCACGAAATCGATGACCCGGTACGGACCGATCGTCGCACGTCTGATGAGAGCGGGGGACATGGGCGGAATGTCTGCGGGCAGGGGACGGTCAGCGCGCGGTCGGGTCGCCGATCTTGAGCAGCTCCATGGCGTACCGGATCGGGATCGCGAACGAGATCTGCGCGTCGGTGGTCTTGCCGGCGAAGTAGATGCCGATGACGTTGCCGAAGGCATCGAACATCGGCCCGCCGCTGTTGCCACCACCCGTGGAGTTGATCGTCAGCTGATAGGTGTCACCACCGGGAGCCAGCGTGATGAATCCGTCGCGTACTTCGGTATCGGCGGCCCGCAGGATCTTGCCGATGTTGCCCGTGGACAGCGTCGGATCGGGCAGGATGCGCTGCTGCGCCTCGCGGTTGAACATGTCACGCGACTTGATCACGGTGATCACTTCGTCGGACACGCCCGGGTATCCCATGACCGTGACGGCATCACCCTGTCGCGTCTTGTCGTAGGTGTCTTCCATGTTGACGTACGACAGTGCCTGCGGTGCGTCGACCTTGATGAGCGCGACATCGTGACGCTGCGAGGGACGCACGTTGGCGGCTTCGAACGGTGTCGGGTCCTTCGGAAAGCGGACGTACAGATATTCCACGCGGGCCTGGAAGTCGCCGATGTCACCCTTGGGACCGGCCTGCTTCGTTTCCGACGGAATCCACTGACCCGGCGGACGTGTCACGACGGGATTGCCGCCTTCGTCGAGCATCGGCTGACCGGTGCGTCCGTCGAGAATCGGACCCACGTCGTTCGGATTGAAGCGATACCACGTCTGCCAGTTGTACGCCACGTGCCGGTTCGTGATGATGAAACCGTTGGACGTCACGACGAAGCCCGAGCCGCGCGAACTCACGCCGATGGGTTCACCGGCATTCTGATCGAGTGTGAGTGCCGGTTCGATCGCACTGCCCACCTGCACGTACGCGGGAACCATCTGACGACCGTTGTCCACGATCGGACGACGCGACCCGTCGCGCATCTTGATGACGTTGGGCACGAGGCGATGATAGACCTGTCCGCCCGAACCCCGATGCGTGAGCTTCCAGCTGAAATCCACCTGCACCACGGCCGGGGAATGCGCGGCCGCGATCTCCGCCGGTTGCAGTTGCTTCGACAATTCCCCCGCGCGGCCCGTCGCCTTGCCCAGACTGTCGAGACGGGCCTTGGTCTTGCCGCCCTGTTCCTCGAGTTTGTCGGCCTGCAGGCGATTGTACCCCACCACGCCGATGATCAGAGCGGCCGCGACGCCGAGGACCGCGAACATGTTGCGACGACCCTGGTTGCGGGTCTCGCCAATCATGCGCTCCACCGTGGCCTTGCCGATGCTGTTGGTCGGCGCGGGTGCGTTGCCCGTCCCGCCGGACCCGGACGATCCGGACGCCGCCGGTGGCGCACCGACGCGCGTTTCCGCCACACCCGCCACGGCTCCGCCAAGACGCGTGGCCTTCACATACATGGCCGGCAACGGATCGATGTCGAACTGCAGTTCCGGACCGCCGGCGCCAAGCTGGATCACGTCGCCCGGTTGCAGCGGACGATCGCCCACCACGCGCAGTTTGTTGAGGAACGTGCCGTTGCGGCTGTTCAGATCGGTCAGTGTGAACCGATAGGGATCGTTGGCATCGCGGGCGATACGGGCATGCTGTCGACCCACGAGGTCGTCCTTGTCCGGGTCGAACCGCACGCCGGCACTGGGATCGCGGCCGATGGTGAGTTCGGCGAACTGCTCCAGCGGGAATTCCTCGAGCTGACTGGCCTTCGACCCTTTCAGATGGCGGAGGACGACGCGTTCCATTGCTGAGATCTCCATGAGAGGCGGTGCGGGCGGCACCGGGATGTGGAGCGCATGCGGACCGGTGTGGAGGCCACGGTCATCTGGCATCGCTCATTCACCCACGCGCAGTCCCGTGCCAAAACAGCTCATGCCGGGGGCCGATGGGTGCTCCGACCCGCACCGACCCGCACCGACCTGCAGGGATCGATGGGACATCATCACAGGGACCAGGTGGGAGATCGATCGGGGTGCCGCGCGTGAGCTGGTCCGTCGGCGGTTTGCGCGTGTGTAGGCAGATCGGAGATCCATGGTCACGTCGGGCCTGGCCTCTCCGGACACTCCTGCCTTCGAGGATCGGTCCATGTCCGCAGTTCGTCGTTCTTCCTTTCTGACGGCCGCGCTGTGCTGCGGTGCGCTCGCCGCGCCGTTTGCCGGAGCGCTGTCGGCGCAGTCGGCGCAGCGTTTCTCCGTGCAGGCATCCGGCCTCTATGTGGGCGCGTATGGTGATGCCTATGAAGGACTCAAGCCGGGCGCCGGAGCCGAAGCGCAATTGCGGTACACGCCGAGCGTGTGGTCATTCGGGGTCGGCGGACAGATGTCGTCGCACGATCTGAATGAACCCGGCTTCAAAGGATACAAGGTCAGGCTGACGGGAGCGTTCTTCGAGCCGCGTCGCGTGATCGATGTGGGCAGTGCGCAGGTCGCGCCCTACATCTCGGCGCGGTTCGCGTACCTGCGCCAGTCCATCGATCTGGATCTCACCGATGGCGTCAGCTCCGTCGATCTGAAGGCCGAGGCCAGCGGTGGGCAGGTCAATGTGGGCGGCGGATTGCTGTTCCGCATGTCACCGCGCATCAATCTCGATCTCGGCGCCACCTTCGGCATGATCCGCTTCGGGGACGTCGAAGTGAACGTCCCCGGCTACGGACAGACGACGGTGAGTGGATCGAGTGGAACCGGTCAGAATCTCGTGGTGCGCGCCGGTCTCGCGATCGGTCTCGGCAAATGACGACCCGACGGCCGTGAGGCGGGGACGATCGTCGGGTGAGTCGTAGAACCGTGGCAGCGTCGCCGGGCCGGTTGCAGGGCCTGTCTCAGCGGCAGGCGTAGCGTCAGTCGGTCTGGTCCATGTCCACCTGACCGCTCAGGCGGCGCGACAGATGCGACCAGCTCATGCCCACGGCCAGCAGGAGGGCGGTGCAGAAGAGCACGACGTGCGTGAGTCCCCGTCCCGAGGATGCGCTCACGATGCCGAGGTCGAGCAGCAGCCATACCAGTCCACCGGAGATGGCCAGCACGATCATCGCGCCGCCCAGTCCGATGGAACGTCGGGTGGCGTTCAGGAACACGACCCACGCCGCCAGCAGGGCGAGACCGGCCAGGAACTTGAGCGAGGCCGGACCGGAGGTCTGCACACCGGTGCGCAGCGGCGCGATCGCCCAGTGGAAGTACGAAATCCCCTCGGGATTGTAGGTCGCGAAGACGAGAAACAGTGCCGCAACGGCGCGCAGCAGGAGGCCGCGGGGACCCGGGTCGTTGGCCATGGGGTGAAAGGCAGAGTCAGGGTGGAGAAAGCAGGGAACGCTGGTGCCGGCGCAGCCACCAGCGTCCGACGGCGGTCAGGCACCACAGCAGTGCCGCCACCACCAACAGGAACTTGAAGGTCGCGGCGGTTCCGGCAAGCAGGGCGCGCGCGGGAGTCGCGCCCGATGTGATCGTCTGCCAGAGCAGGAGATTCTCCAGACCGTCGAGTGGCGTGCAGAGCAGTACGAGCCACGCGAGGACGTGTCCCAGATCGCAGAATCGCGAAGGACCGTGCCGTTGCTCGACGGTCTGGAGGAGGCGGATGCCGGTGAAGAAGCACCACGGATAGACGAGCAGAAACGCCACGTCGATCCCCAGGTGGACCCGTGCGGTTTCCAGCAGATTCTGTCCCCGCCAGGCGTCGACGATGTGGGTGGCCCGGGCGGCGCTGAACGCCAGCTCGAAGCTCACGATGCCGGCCGGCGCCTCGGGCAATTTCAGGGGAGCGCCGAGCACCGCGAGCTGCGCCATGAGCACGAGCGAGAGCGTCGTCAGAAAGAGCCAGCCGAGAATGCGCATGCGGAGAGGGTAGCGCGTCGGATTCGCGCGCGGAACGGGAAGACGCTATCTCTCATGCATGATTCCGGCTTTGCCCGTTTCCGCGGACGCCCTGATCGGCGTGGCGGTTGGCCTCGGCCTCGCAGCGGCGGCCGGTTTTCGTGTCTTCGTACCCCTGCTGGCCGCCGCCGTGGCCGCTAAGACCGGCGTGTTGCCGCTGTCACCGGGATTCGAATGGCTGGCCAGCACACCGGCGCTGGCCGCACTGGGCACGGCGACGGTGCTCGAAGTGGGCGCGTATGCCGTGCCGTGGCTCGATCAGTTGCTCGATCTGGTCGCCACACCCGCCGCCATGATCGCCGGGATGCTCGCCGCGGCCTCGGTGGTGGTGGAGTTGCCGCCGTTGCTCAAGTGGAGTGCGGTATTGCTGGCAGCGGGCGCGGCCGGCATGACGCAGGGCGCGACGGTGTTCACCCGTTTCAAGAGCACCACGTTGACGGGCGGCATCGGCAACCCGGTGGTGTCGACGCTCGAACTGGTGAGCGCCGTGGTGACCAGCGCGTTCGCGATCTTCCTGCCCATCCTGACGCTGGTGGCCGTGGTACTGCTGCTGGTGTTCTTCACGCGTCGGGTGCACGGCGTGATTTTCGGTCGCCGTGGCGCGCGGGTCGCGAGTGAGGACATCGGCCCGCCCCGTGTGCCGCGGGGGCCTTGAGTCCGCGGCGTCTTACGGTCCCTTCGCCGGCGTGATGACGATATTGCGGTATTCCACCGCCGTGTGATCGCCCTGCAGGTAGATCGGCCCTGGTGCGCCTTCGTTGCTGTCGAGCGCGCCGCCGGTGATGCCCGGAATGGTCTGATCGGCAATGACGGTCTTGCCGTTGAGCACCACCGTCACGCGCCGCCCGATGAGCGTGATGTCGTAGGTCTGCCAGACACCCGGTCCCTTCGAAGCGTTTTCATTGGCGGTGAGAAAGCCGTACACGCCGCCGAGGTGCACCGGCGTGGGTTCGAGGTCCCCGTTGTCCTCCACCTGCACTTCGTACCGCCCGCGCAGATACACGCCGCTGTTGCCACCCTTCGGATAGCGGAATTCGAGGTGCAGCTTGAAGTCGGTGAAGTGCTGCTTCGTGGCGAGATTGGCGCCCGGCCGGCGGTTGGTGAGCACACCATCCACGATGGCCCACTGACTGGTGCCACCGAGTGGCGTCCAGGCGTCCATCGACCGGCCATCGAAGAGCGTGATGGCCGTGCCCCAGGTGGGCGTGCCGGTGCGGCGCAGCAAGGGCGCGCGCACGCCGGTGAACCGATGTGTATCGCCGCGGGGTGTCACGAAGGTGCCGGTGAGCCGATCGTCCGCGAAGGTGGCTTCCACGCGCAGGTCGTTGGGCTCCGGTTCCCATTGTGGCGGAATCGCAAACCGCAGGGTGTTGTCGACGAATTCCACCTTCGAAATGGGGCGGGCGCTGCCGCCGCTGCCCACGAAACGTCCCACGAGCGTACGGATGCCCGACTGACTCACTTCGAGCCACGAGGGATAACTCCCGTTGGGCCCCTGCACGGTGAGATCCCATCGGCCGATGACCGGGGCGCCCGACTGCGCGCCGAGTCGCTGAGACCCCGTGAGCGGTGCCGCGATCAGCAGCGCGCCCATCACGGCAGCTCGGATGGACAACGGCACGGACGGCACATGGGCCATGATGCGGATCCTCGGGAAGATGGGGTTGGTCGAACGCCGCGTGATCTCCTATTGTTGAAGATGCCGGCAGAATGTGAAGGACACCACTGGCCGGTACCCGTCTCACGCACCACGTTCCCGCCATGCGTCGCATCTCACTGACATCCGGCCTCTGTGTTGCCCTGCTGCTGCTCACCGCCTGCAAGGACGAGCAGACGAAGGTCGCGGAAGCCGCCGCCAAGTCGATCGCTTCGGCAAGAATGCTGGGGCCCGACGACCTGCAGGTTCTGAGCATGGACCGCACGGTCGGCCTCGAAGTGGTCGGCGACTCCGTGCACGTCTTCCTGCCCAACAGCGTGATCCACGTGCCGGCCACGCACATTCAGAATGTCAAATACGCCGACAACCGTCTGCGCTTCGATATCGAAGGGATCGGCATGAAGGTGTTCGAGGTGGGCGATGGCCGGGAGGGCGCCGTGTTCAATCAGGCCGATGCGCTGCGGTTCGTGACCGTGGTGCTGCGCCGGCAGATGGAGATGGAGACGCGCTGACGCGGCGACACGTCCCGGAAAGCACGGTATATCGCCCTACGAACTGCAGGACAGCATCGAGCAGCCCGCTTTGTGTCTGGCCCATTCGGGGCGCCGCTCGGCGAGATGTGCGTGTTCGGGTTGTTCGTCGTACGGTCGACGCAGTACGTCGAGCAGCAGATGCACCTGTGACGGATCGCCGGCCGTCGCCGCATCGATGGCCTGCTGCGCGATGTAGTTGCGAAGCACGAACCAGGGATTGACCGCGTGCATGGCGTGGCGGCGCGCGGTGGCATCGGGGCGCTGGCGTTGTACCACGGCATACCAGCGCCGCAGCCACCCCGAGAGGGCGGCGGCTTCCGCGTCGCGTCGGGCCGGATCGTAGAACACGTCGCCCAGCAGCGCCACCGCCGATGTGCTGGATGTGTTCCCCGAGGTGTCACGCGATGCTTCGTGTGATGCTTCGTCGGGTACGGCGGCGATCCCGCCGAGTGCGCGGAAGAAACGGGTGAAATCGATCTCGGCGCGCTGCAGCAGTTCGAACGCCTCGGTGATGAGCGCCGCCTCGTCGGGGCCATGGCGGAGAAAG is a genomic window containing:
- a CDS encoding DUF6438 domain-containing protein, translating into MNMRSRIALFALLVIGSVTGSACRTPAAERNPGDSTTMPAGTQSGTSSADGPATASMPAALLLERGPCYGRCPVYSVALFTDGSVYFDGRDHVGSSGIHKSAVASSDVAALLARFRQGFFALKDTLYTQDTPGCGNFVTDGPSINIALQDGTRSRRVRLDGGCTGAPALIRQFGAAIDSVARTSSWIVGNGGTD
- a CDS encoding serine/threonine-protein kinase yields the protein MIGRVVGNYRIVDRLGDGGMGSVYRAVDRMLDREVAIKVLRPDLARKEALVERFRQEAKALARLSHPRIATLHGLEQHGDELLMIMEFVRGDTLETIVERSGRITWPRACELCIAMLDALDHAHDMGVVHRDIKPANVMLAHNGAVKVMDFGIARMLGRSRQTQVGHAVGTPMYMAPEQLRGQEVDGRTDLYAVGAVLFELITGRMAFDADSDYALMMKKLNDPPPPPSEFVPEVPSIVDHIVFRAMANEPTHRFPNAMAFSQELARALELAPAAARTRNEKRSTPAPETRLAVDAGPDDHPDADVADADAPVTREPQRELRRELRRDARPDAGPDAHSAGSIAETRLADARPVAQTRLAEASITSTGEYPKPTRIGSSMESTATGNGTGITAHRWTDWRVYAAAGVIFAAAGLGVRAWRTPPAPPPEQPAADTVAVTPDPAGGGSVSNAPGEDASSLRVPPAAGPVPSEPVVPPSSPPAGSGSRERTPNPPAQRARGGGSSDGSSGSNEPPRSGGDDVRSVVPPVTPSPSPAPATVETASAARDAIRSVLSNALGELAQVSGAESLLQGNLRSDWVALAREGRISVGAPQGLDVDLQGSHANASFSSDVNVRSPFGANRKRSGQFTAELQRDGSRWRVLSVRPSGALSLK
- a CDS encoding Stp1/IreP family PP2C-type Ser/Thr phosphatase, with the protein product MSLLQTVVGWFTGQSTASPASSARRHVDPLRDTNDQRRVVAAAAPWHLETGTATDPGCVRELNEDALLLRVPDSERAMRQHGVLALVCDGMGGHEAGEVASALARDTIVHTLDVNDTQLPDALVQAIQAANRAIHDAGRRQPALRGMGTTCCALILRDGAAWCAHVGDSRCYLLRGGDLLLMTEDHSAVMDMVRRGILSLEEARHHPDKNVISRALGSHASIEVSSWNHPFIVQPDDVFLLCSDGLYDLVSDEDIRTVMTHGLPHAQVACDRLIALARERGGLDNISAVIVHLRAADRPAAAPGITRTIGIVS
- a CDS encoding serine/threonine-protein kinase, which produces MSPALIRRATIGPYRVIDFVGAGGMGAVYRVMHRDTGQVAAIKMLNETAVGGTGLERFRNEARIHQALVHPNIARMFGYLEVDGLPCLVMEYIDGESLDERLRRAGPMSVPEALRVFTALAEGVEYVHRSGVVHRDLKTNNVRISENGTVKLLDFGIAMAPGAPRLTSTGNVVGTLQSLAPEQLTTGRAEPRSDIWALGIVLYEMLTGIPPFAANAPGLLGEHILKGSYSPPSALRTAVTRDVDRVVARCLRVRPDDRYPSVTALLEDIRRLHADADAPAGGLLPGWGIISEPSALLRKQISRSGEVARRASREWRLVLAGLVSVVALAFFIVTLQSPSDGGDPRKSDSTEVGGGVGMGGHTGSGTGSGVTGHADGGNASRTLRRVTIRVLEGRADVYRDDVPVGTTPYQLEAPLGAEISLVLRRAGCDDTPVRLRITEGLDAVMESMRRCRTP
- a CDS encoding trypsin-like peptidase domain-containing protein, which encodes MERVVLRHLKGSKASQLEEFPLEQFAELTIGRDPSAGVRFDPDKDDLVGRQHARIARDANDPYRFTLTDLNSRNGTFLNKLRVVGDRPLQPGDVIQLGAGGPELQFDIDPLPAMYVKATRLGGAVAGVAETRVGAPPAASGSSGSGGTGNAPAPTNSIGKATVERMIGETRNQGRRNMFAVLGVAAALIIGVVGYNRLQADKLEEQGGKTKARLDSLGKATGRAGELSKQLQPAEIAAAHSPAVVQVDFSWKLTHRGSGGQVYHRLVPNVIKMRDGSRRPIVDNGRQMVPAYVQVGSAIEPALTLDQNAGEPIGVSSRGSGFVVTSNGFIITNRHVAYNWQTWYRFNPNDVGPILDGRTGQPMLDEGGNPVVTRPPGQWIPSETKQAGPKGDIGDFQARVEYLYVRFPKDPTPFEAANVRPSQRHDVALIKVDAPQALSYVNMEDTYDKTRQGDAVTVMGYPGVSDEVITVIKSRDMFNREAQQRILPDPTLSTGNIGKILRAADTEVRDGFITLAPGGDTYQLTINSTGGGNSGGPMFDAFGNVIGIYFAGKTTDAQISFAIPIRYAMELLKIGDPTAR
- a CDS encoding DUF6524 family protein translates to MANDPGPRGLLLRAVAALFLVFATYNPEGISYFHWAIAPLRTGVQTSGPASLKFLAGLALLAAWVVFLNATRRSIGLGGAMIVLAISGGLVWLLLDLGIVSASSGRGLTHVVLFCTALLLAVGMSWSHLSRRLSGQVDMDQTD
- a CDS encoding DUF4126 domain-containing protein is translated as MIPALPVSADALIGVAVGLGLAAAAGFRVFVPLLAAAVAAKTGVLPLSPGFEWLASTPALAALGTATVLEVGAYAVPWLDQLLDLVATPAAMIAGMLAAASVVVELPPLLKWSAVLLAAGAAGMTQGATVFTRFKSTTLTGGIGNPVVSTLELVSAVVTSAFAIFLPILTLVAVVLLLVFFTRRVHGVIFGRRGARVASEDIGPPRVPRGP